CCATCCACGCTAAGGCTGTCACTCAGCAGAATGGCAAATTTTGTCCCCGCAGGGACCGCCGGCGATGCCGCAGGCGACACTGTCAGGCCGGTCGCGCTGTCTACTGACGTGATCTGAAAGGCCTGCAGGGGGCTGGTCATGGCCAGTACCGTGCAGCCGTTACGAATGAGGGAGCCTGCTGCGGTGAAATTCGTGCCGGTGCCAGTCAGCGTGTTGCCGCTGACTGCGATAGAGCCAGTTGTGTAAATCATGTTTTCTCCGGGCATGGCGCCAGAATACGCCGCGCGTATAAACGATCGATAAAGTCGATCAATCAGGAAATATTGATCTGTTTAATCTATTTAGCGCCTGACCAGGCGGCCAATAGAATGGATTCACATCCATACGGTTCAGGGAATAAAGATGAAAATGATTAACGCTGCGGCGGTTGTGCTGGTTTCGTTAATGGCATCAGGCTGCGCCAGCAACACGCCCCCGCTGTGCTATAACGAGGCTGTGGTGATGAAAAACCGGGTGTCGGTTCCGGTATTCGGCATAAGAAAACCGGTCAGCACCACCGAATATCTCTCC
This Kosakonia cowanii JCM 10956 = DSM 18146 DNA region includes the following protein-coding sequences:
- the cor gene encoding phage exclusion lipoprotein Cor; the encoded protein is MKMINAAAVVLVSLMASGCASNTPPLCYNEAVVMKNRVSVPVFGIRKPVSTTEYLSGGSFGYQWVERSAFTDTSACDRLPVTE